A genome region from Acinetobacter lwoffii includes the following:
- a CDS encoding OmpH family outer membrane protein — MKKMIMAMSLALASVAPLTQAASMGVIDLERVVEGSTYLKQQNTIFQQKIQPQTTKIEQLSKELEALQQRAQSNTKLSETEKQKMSAQYQAKLQELNQLQQSVQTNVQSSIQQIRIVFDARVKQIAEQLRRENNLDVVLNKNSALAYDAKYDLTDKMIQKVNAIK, encoded by the coding sequence ATGAAAAAAATGATTATGGCAATGAGCCTGGCTTTGGCAAGTGTTGCTCCTTTGACTCAAGCGGCTAGTATGGGGGTAATTGACTTAGAGCGTGTGGTTGAAGGTAGTACCTATTTGAAACAACAAAACACGATATTTCAGCAAAAAATTCAGCCACAAACCACCAAGATTGAACAACTCAGCAAGGAGCTGGAAGCTTTGCAGCAACGTGCTCAATCCAATACCAAGCTCAGTGAGACTGAAAAACAGAAAATGTCTGCGCAATATCAGGCTAAGTTGCAAGAATTAAATCAGTTACAACAATCTGTACAGACGAATGTCCAAAGCTCGATTCAGCAGATCCGAATTGTATTTGATGCACGTGTAAAGCAAATTGCTGAACAATTGCGTAGAGAAAACAACCTGGATGTGGTTTTAAATAAAAATTCAGCGCTTGCTTATGATGCTAAATATGATTTAACTGATAAAATGATTCAAAAGGTTAATGCAATTAAATAA
- the ispC gene encoding 1-deoxy-D-xylulose-5-phosphate reductoisomerase — translation MSQAVCILGATGSIGQSTLKILQRHPEAYSVFAVTAQSRIEELVEICRQYRPKVAVVPAEKVDELSKLLQQHHLSDIEILQDEAGLIAVAEHADVDIVMAAIVGAAGLLPTLAAVKAGKRVLLANKEALVMSGDIMMQVARDHGALLLPVDSEHNAIFQCLPQHYFEAERHGKPKLGVSQILLTASGGPFLNHSMQQLEEVTPAQACKHPNWSMGQKISVDSATLMNKGLELIEACHLFAVQEQFVTVVVHPQSIIHSMVQYVDGSTLAQMGNPDMGTPIAHALAWPERISTHVAPLDLFMHSQLNFQEPDMLRFPALKLARQAMQSGGIAPTILNAANEIAVAAFLNQQIRFTQIPQVVEHVLNQMDNQPAHDLEAILQADQMARGLSQQYVVNKGS, via the coding sequence ATGTCACAAGCAGTTTGTATACTGGGTGCTACAGGTTCCATTGGTCAAAGTACTTTAAAAATCTTGCAGCGACATCCTGAAGCATACTCGGTTTTTGCTGTGACCGCGCAAAGTCGTATCGAGGAGCTGGTCGAAATTTGCCGGCAATATCGTCCTAAAGTGGCGGTGGTTCCGGCTGAAAAAGTAGATGAACTTTCAAAACTACTTCAGCAACACCATTTATCTGATATTGAAATTCTGCAAGATGAAGCCGGTTTAATTGCTGTGGCTGAACACGCTGATGTTGATATTGTGATGGCAGCAATCGTTGGTGCTGCAGGATTATTGCCGACATTGGCTGCGGTGAAAGCGGGTAAACGCGTACTGTTGGCCAATAAAGAAGCTTTGGTGATGTCGGGTGACATCATGATGCAGGTAGCGCGCGATCATGGGGCATTACTGCTTCCCGTTGACTCTGAACATAACGCGATTTTCCAATGTCTGCCACAGCATTATTTTGAGGCAGAGCGTCATGGCAAGCCTAAACTGGGTGTATCCCAGATTCTGCTGACCGCGTCGGGTGGGCCGTTTCTGAACCATAGCATGCAGCAACTTGAAGAGGTCACACCTGCCCAAGCTTGCAAGCATCCTAACTGGTCCATGGGTCAAAAAATTTCAGTTGATTCTGCTACCTTGATGAATAAAGGTTTAGAATTGATCGAAGCGTGTCATTTGTTTGCAGTTCAAGAACAATTTGTTACAGTTGTTGTGCATCCACAGAGTATTATTCACTCCATGGTTCAATACGTTGATGGTTCGACTTTGGCACAAATGGGTAATCCGGATATGGGCACGCCTATTGCACATGCATTGGCATGGCCTGAGCGTATTAGTACGCATGTGGCGCCACTGGATCTGTTTATGCATTCACAACTTAATTTTCAAGAACCGGACATGCTCCGTTTCCCTGCATTAAAATTGGCCCGTCAGGCCATGCAGAGTGGCGGAATTGCACCTACGATTTTAAATGCGGCCAATGAAATTGCAGTTGCTGCATTTTTAAATCAACAGATCAGATTTACCCAAATTCCTCAGGTAGTTGAGCACGTCCTGAATCAGATGGACAATCAACCTGCACATGATCTGGAGGCTATCTTGCAAGCAGATCAAATGGCACGAGGTTTATCACAGCAATACGTTGTGAATAAAGGAAGTTAA
- the lpxA gene encoding acyl-ACP--UDP-N-acetylglucosamine O-acyltransferase — protein MSNNPLIHPTAIIDPSAVIAADVEIGPYCIIGPNVTIGAGSKLYSHVVVGGYTRIGEYNEIFQFASVGEVCQDLKYAGEETWLEIGDHNKIREHCSLHRGTVQDQSLTKIGSHNLLMVNTHIAHDCMVGDYNIFANNVGVAGHVHVGDYVVIGGNSGIHQFCKIDSYSMIGGASLILKDVPAYVMVSGNPAHAFAMNIEGMRRKGWSKTVISGLRDAFKLIYKSGLTTQEAIEQIRTGILPEVAEVQRLIDSLEQSKRGIVR, from the coding sequence ATGAGCAATAATCCCCTTATTCATCCAACTGCCATTATTGACCCGTCAGCAGTCATTGCTGCTGATGTAGAAATTGGCCCATATTGTATTATCGGGCCAAATGTCACTATTGGTGCGGGTAGCAAACTTTATTCACACGTGGTGGTGGGTGGCTATACGCGTATAGGTGAATATAATGAAATTTTCCAGTTCGCCAGTGTAGGCGAGGTGTGTCAGGATCTTAAGTATGCCGGTGAAGAAACCTGGCTTGAGATTGGCGATCACAACAAGATTCGTGAGCATTGCAGTCTGCATCGTGGCACGGTTCAGGACCAGAGTCTAACCAAGATCGGTAGTCATAACCTGCTCATGGTCAATACTCATATTGCACATGACTGTATGGTCGGGGATTATAATATCTTTGCCAATAACGTCGGTGTGGCTGGACATGTGCATGTCGGAGACTACGTTGTCATTGGCGGAAACTCGGGCATTCATCAGTTCTGTAAGATTGATTCTTATAGCATGATTGGTGGTGCATCCCTGATTCTGAAAGATGTACCGGCCTATGTCATGGTTTCAGGTAATCCTGCGCATGCATTTGCCATGAATATTGAAGGTATGCGTCGTAAAGGCTGGTCGAAGACCGTGATTAGCGGTTTACGTGATGCCTTTAAACTGATTTATAAATCAGGTTTAACGACTCAGGAAGCAATCGAGCAGATCCGTACAGGAATTTTGCCGGAAGTGGCTGAGGTGCAGCGTCTAATCGATTCTCTTGAACAGTCGAAGCGCGGCATTGTGCGCTAA
- the uppS gene encoding polyprenyl diphosphate synthase: MTVAEENPRLPKHVAIIMDGNNRFAKKNQMQKGDGHREGKTVLDPIVEHCKKRNIQALTVFAFSSENWNRPQFEVELLMKLLVETIHEQLPRMEKFNIALRFIGDRSRLSPELQGLMLHAEQRTANFNSMTLTIAISYGGMWDMAQAAQRIASDVLTNKLDLDAINTDVFGQYVSLGDLPAVDLLIRTGGDFRLSNFLLWQAAYAELYFTETLWPEFTVEELDDALAVFGGRERRFGKTSEQIHQEKLEN, encoded by the coding sequence ATGACCGTTGCTGAAGAAAATCCCCGTCTTCCGAAACATGTTGCCATCATCATGGATGGCAACAATCGTTTTGCCAAAAAAAATCAGATGCAGAAAGGTGATGGACACCGTGAAGGAAAAACGGTTCTGGATCCGATTGTTGAACACTGTAAAAAAAGAAATATCCAGGCTTTAACTGTATTTGCCTTTTCCAGTGAAAACTGGAATCGTCCACAGTTTGAAGTTGAATTGCTCATGAAATTGCTGGTTGAAACCATTCATGAACAATTACCCCGCATGGAAAAATTCAATATTGCCTTACGCTTTATTGGTGATCGCAGCCGTTTGTCCCCAGAATTACAGGGGCTTATGTTGCATGCCGAACAAAGGACTGCTAATTTCAATAGTATGACACTCACTATTGCAATCAGTTATGGTGGTATGTGGGATATGGCACAAGCTGCACAGCGAATTGCTAGCGATGTTTTAACAAATAAATTAGATCTTGATGCAATTAATACTGATGTATTTGGTCAATATGTCAGCCTCGGTGATTTACCTGCAGTTGATCTGCTGATTCGTACGGGTGGAGATTTCCGTCTTTCGAATTTCCTGTTATGGCAGGCAGCCTATGCAGAGCTTTATTTCACTGAGACGCTATGGCCAGAATTTACCGTTGAAGAACTTGATGATGCACTTGCCGTATTTGGCGGGCGTGAACGTCGTTTTGGTAAAACATCAGAACAGATTCATCAGGAAAAACTTGAGAATTAA
- a CDS encoding phosphatidate cytidylyltransferase: MFERIITALVLVAVVLSCMFATESHYPMFVLMVLAAGVAGYEWFKLMPRKFKHVIKPVAWGYGVLTAALSALALYFAEVALLLWVASIITWLLSIYWVKTYPEYDGWYNASLHGIGVVLISAAVTAIFSVWQSSPWWLMYLFLLVWGADSGAYFVGRKFGKKKLAPNVSPNKSVEGLYGGIVTSMLIVTAVALLYLDMTWPELILFLILSVVTVFSSVLGDLFESMIKRRAGIKDSGRILPGHGGVLDRIDSLLAAAPIFAAGMAVLKLIGVDL, from the coding sequence ATGTTTGAGCGGATTATAACCGCATTGGTGTTGGTAGCAGTTGTACTGAGCTGTATGTTTGCTACTGAATCACATTATCCAATGTTTGTATTGATGGTTCTTGCTGCTGGGGTGGCCGGTTATGAGTGGTTCAAACTCATGCCGCGAAAATTTAAACATGTCATCAAACCTGTTGCTTGGGGATATGGAGTGCTCACTGCGGCACTTTCAGCTTTGGCATTGTATTTTGCCGAAGTTGCCTTATTGTTATGGGTAGCTTCTATAATTACCTGGTTGCTCAGTATTTACTGGGTTAAAACCTATCCTGAATATGATGGCTGGTACAACGCCAGCCTGCACGGAATCGGCGTAGTTCTGATCTCTGCTGCGGTTACTGCAATTTTCTCTGTCTGGCAAAGTTCACCGTGGTGGCTGATGTACCTGTTTTTACTGGTATGGGGCGCAGATAGTGGTGCATATTTTGTGGGTCGTAAATTTGGCAAGAAAAAGTTGGCGCCGAATGTTAGTCCTAATAAATCCGTAGAAGGGCTGTATGGCGGTATCGTTACTTCAATGCTGATCGTGACGGCAGTTGCCTTGCTTTATCTGGATATGACTTGGCCAGAACTGATTTTATTTCTGATTCTATCTGTCGTTACAGTATTTAGTTCGGTACTGGGTGACCTGTTTGAATCCATGATCAAACGTCGTGCCGGTATTAAGGATTCAGGTCGAATTTTGCCAGGACATGGCGGAGTACTGGATCGTATTGATTCTTTGCTTGCTGCAGCTCCAATCTTTGCAGCAGGTATGGCTGTTTTAAAACTTATTGGTGTAGATTTATAA
- the lpxD gene encoding UDP-3-O-(3-hydroxymyristoyl)glucosamine N-acyltransferase: MNHQQLQLADLARLVQGECIGQTDLRLSALASLEQATSHDLAFVNADKYVEQANQSQAGALIVTAELKQQITSHQNFIVVANPYLAFAILTHVFEKKHRQRGIESTAQIHPSAVIADDAYIGHYVVIGEHCVVGANTIVQAHVQIDDDVEIGQDCFIDSHVTLTGAAKIGNRVRIHANSVIGSEGFGFAPYQGKWHRIAQLGSVRIEDDVRIGSNCSVDRGALDDTILQQGVIIDNLVQIAHNVKIGAHTAIAAKTAVAGSVSIGKNCIIGGASAISGHLNIADNVTLTGMSMVTNNISEAGKYSSGIGLFENQKWKRTVVRLRQLADVPLTQVIKRLDHMQSQIESIESTFKLRK, from the coding sequence ATGAATCATCAACAGCTTCAGTTAGCTGATCTCGCTCGCCTGGTTCAGGGCGAGTGCATAGGTCAGACAGATTTACGTTTGAGTGCTTTGGCCAGTCTTGAACAGGCAACTTCACACGATCTGGCATTTGTGAATGCCGATAAATATGTAGAGCAGGCCAATCAAAGTCAGGCAGGTGCTTTAATTGTCACGGCTGAACTAAAACAACAGATAACTTCACATCAAAACTTTATTGTTGTGGCAAATCCCTATCTGGCTTTCGCGATTCTGACGCATGTCTTTGAGAAAAAACATCGCCAGCGCGGCATTGAGAGTACTGCTCAAATTCACCCGTCGGCAGTGATTGCGGACGATGCTTATATTGGTCATTATGTGGTGATTGGTGAGCATTGTGTCGTGGGTGCGAATACGATTGTTCAGGCGCATGTGCAGATCGATGATGATGTCGAGATCGGTCAGGACTGTTTTATTGACTCACATGTGACCCTCACCGGCGCAGCAAAAATTGGTAATCGGGTACGTATTCATGCCAATAGCGTGATTGGCAGCGAAGGGTTTGGTTTTGCACCTTATCAAGGGAAATGGCACCGTATTGCGCAATTAGGTTCTGTACGCATTGAAGATGATGTGCGTATTGGGTCAAATTGTAGCGTAGACCGTGGTGCGCTGGATGATACGATTTTGCAACAGGGTGTTATTATTGATAATCTTGTGCAAATCGCGCATAACGTTAAAATTGGTGCACATACCGCAATTGCTGCAAAAACTGCCGTTGCAGGAAGTGTTTCAATTGGCAAAAACTGTATCATTGGTGGTGCCTCTGCGATTTCTGGACACTTGAATATTGCCGATAATGTGACGTTGACCGGAATGTCAATGGTCACAAATAATATTTCTGAAGCTGGAAAATATTCATCCGGGATTGGTCTGTTTGAAAACCAGAAATGGAAACGTACCGTGGTTCGCCTCAGACAATTAGCAGATGTGCCATTGACCCAGGTGATCAAACGACTAGATCATATGCAATCTCAGATTGAGTCCATTGAATCAACATTTAAGTTGCGTAAATAA
- the rseP gene encoding RIP metalloprotease RseP codes for MNALFIIAAAILLLGPLIAIHEFGHYIVARKLGVKVLVYSIGFGPTLLKWTSKKSGIQYQLSALPLGGYVKMLDEREGNVAEEDLPKAFNRQHPWKRIAIVAAGPLINLIFAVLLFWVLFLPAQEQLNTRVGKVLPNTPAATVQMQPGDKIIAVDGTQVETWEKLSYALVDRVGETGVVSIQADRAGENKLFQLPIQNYLKDQSQSPLESLGFLPYRPEIPAVISKLSEDGAAIRQGLKEGDKILAIDGVQMKDWFDVVQVVQASPEKLLKMDVLRANQVVQLEVMPQGKRDNMGNVTGMLGVQSDPGKMTIPAEYKQTIHYSPGEALVMAFDKTAHLSSMILNSIVKMVRGLIGLDNLSGPITIAKVAGQSAEMGWETFISFMALMSVSLGILNLLPIPMLDGGHLVYYFVELIRGKPVSEQIQLVGLKIGMVLLGSMMLLALFNDFMRL; via the coding sequence ATGAATGCCTTGTTTATAATTGCCGCTGCAATTCTCTTACTCGGTCCCTTAATTGCGATTCACGAGTTCGGTCACTATATTGTGGCGCGTAAACTGGGCGTTAAAGTATTGGTCTATTCGATTGGATTTGGGCCAACATTATTAAAATGGACCTCGAAAAAATCCGGAATTCAGTATCAATTGTCTGCCTTGCCTTTGGGTGGCTATGTCAAGATGCTGGATGAACGTGAAGGTAATGTCGCTGAAGAAGACTTACCCAAAGCCTTCAATCGTCAGCATCCTTGGAAGCGGATTGCCATCGTGGCAGCGGGACCGTTGATAAACCTGATTTTTGCAGTCCTTCTGTTCTGGGTGTTGTTTTTACCGGCACAAGAACAGCTCAATACCCGGGTAGGCAAAGTTTTACCAAATACACCTGCTGCAACAGTACAAATGCAGCCGGGCGACAAAATTATAGCTGTGGATGGTACTCAGGTAGAAACTTGGGAAAAACTCAGTTATGCCTTGGTGGATCGTGTTGGTGAAACTGGCGTGGTTTCTATTCAGGCAGATCGTGCTGGTGAAAACAAACTGTTCCAGTTGCCGATTCAAAACTATTTAAAAGATCAAAGTCAATCGCCACTTGAAAGTTTGGGTTTCTTGCCTTATCGGCCAGAAATTCCGGCTGTAATTAGCAAACTGAGTGAAGATGGTGCAGCCATCCGTCAAGGTTTGAAAGAAGGCGACAAGATTCTGGCCATTGACGGCGTTCAGATGAAAGACTGGTTTGATGTGGTGCAGGTGGTACAGGCATCTCCAGAAAAATTACTGAAAATGGATGTACTACGTGCAAATCAGGTGGTTCAGCTAGAAGTCATGCCACAAGGCAAACGTGACAATATGGGCAATGTGACCGGTATGCTGGGTGTACAAAGTGATCCGGGTAAAATGACCATTCCTGCAGAATATAAACAGACCATTCATTACTCGCCAGGCGAAGCACTGGTAATGGCATTTGATAAAACAGCACATTTATCTTCGATGATTCTGAACTCGATTGTCAAAATGGTACGTGGTCTGATTGGCCTGGATAATTTATCAGGTCCAATTACTATTGCCAAAGTGGCAGGACAAAGCGCAGAAATGGGCTGGGAAACTTTTATTTCCTTTATGGCGCTAATGAGTGTAAGTTTAGGAATATTAAATCTACTGCCTATTCCAATGCTTGATGGCGGACATCTGGTTTACTATTTTGTTGAATTAATTCGTGGTAAACCTGTTTCCGAACAAATACAATTGGTTGGGTTAAAAATTGGTATGGTACTGCTCGGCAGTATGATGCTTCTGGCATTATTTAATGATTTTATGCGTTTATAA
- the fabZ gene encoding 3-hydroxyacyl-ACP dehydratase FabZ yields the protein MTESNLPTFTKPELPMNIQKIREYLPHRYPFLLVDRVVEITDNGIVGYKNVSINEEFLQGHFPNYPIMPGVLIVEALAQISGILGFVMNNEVPSEGSLFLFAGAEKVRFKKQVVAGDQLVLKSELVMQKRGIYKYNCIATVDGVVATTAEIMVSHQKVEQA from the coding sequence ATGACAGAGTCGAATTTGCCTACATTCACGAAGCCTGAATTGCCAATGAATATTCAAAAGATTCGTGAATATTTGCCCCATCGCTATCCATTTTTATTGGTTGATCGCGTCGTCGAAATTACCGATAATGGCATTGTTGGTTATAAAAACGTCTCAATTAATGAAGAGTTTTTACAAGGCCATTTTCCGAATTATCCAATTATGCCGGGTGTACTGATTGTTGAAGCGCTGGCACAAATCTCTGGAATTCTGGGTTTTGTGATGAATAATGAAGTTCCAAGTGAGGGTTCTTTGTTCCTGTTTGCCGGTGCGGAAAAAGTTAGATTTAAAAAACAGGTGGTTGCAGGTGACCAATTGGTTTTAAAATCTGAATTAGTGATGCAAAAGCGGGGCATTTACAAATATAATTGTATTGCCACAGTAGATGGCGTCGTCGCAACAACTGCGGAAATTATGGTTTCGCATCAAAAAGTCGAGCAGGCATGA
- a CDS encoding YbgF trimerization domain-containing protein codes for MMFKKTVLCAVTALFTTPLFANIPIESRGLSQATNQTTVNTPAAIAAGATPAVQTNTSWQIMQKNQQLENDLRILRGKMEEQENEIERLKNELTNRYADLDQRLELLQQKIEPAEDNPTEENPQDTTPSLSENKVNTASSGQQPAELEKAAYTVALDAYKNGGAAKAIAPMQNFIKNNPNSVYISNAYFWLAEFNLAIDPPKFTEAKRNYLIVVDRYPNSAKASTALYQLYNISKDVEKNTTLASQYKTKLLKNYPKAEEVKFLK; via the coding sequence ATGATGTTTAAAAAGACCGTATTGTGTGCAGTGACAGCACTCTTTACCACGCCTCTATTTGCCAATATTCCGATTGAATCGCGTGGCTTGAGTCAAGCTACGAATCAAACCACAGTAAATACCCCAGCAGCAATTGCGGCTGGTGCAACTCCAGCAGTTCAAACCAATACCAGCTGGCAAATCATGCAAAAGAACCAGCAACTCGAAAATGACCTGCGGATTTTGCGCGGTAAAATGGAAGAACAGGAAAATGAGATTGAACGGCTCAAAAATGAACTGACCAATCGCTATGCCGATCTCGACCAGCGCCTCGAACTGTTACAGCAAAAAATTGAACCTGCTGAAGACAATCCAACGGAGGAAAACCCACAGGATACTACACCCAGCCTAAGCGAAAATAAGGTTAATACAGCAAGCAGCGGACAGCAACCTGCTGAGCTGGAAAAAGCAGCTTATACCGTGGCTTTAGATGCTTATAAAAATGGCGGTGCAGCCAAAGCCATTGCACCGATGCAAAACTTTATTAAAAACAATCCGAATAGCGTTTATATCAGCAATGCCTATTTCTGGTTAGCGGAATTCAATCTGGCGATTGACCCGCCAAAATTTACTGAAGCGAAACGTAATTATCTGATTGTCGTTGACCGTTACCCAAATTCTGCGAAAGCCTCCACTGCCCTGTATCAGCTTTATAACATCAGCAAAGATGTTGAAAAGAATACTACGCTTGCTTCTCAATATAAAACAAAGCTATTGAAGAATTATCCGAAAGCTGAGGAAGTAAAATTTCTTAAGTAA
- the bamA gene encoding outer membrane protein assembly factor BamA → MQHTHLFMPLALVSAMAVAQQVYAADEFIVQDIKFDGLVRLTPDNVYGLVPINSGDRVNDPIIANAIRSMYASGLFDDIKAVQQGNTLVFQVVERPVISKIELKGNKLIPKEALEEGLKKMGLAEGEVLKKSALQTIETELEQQYMQQGRYDADITVTTTPRPNNRVELLIDFIEGKAAKVFDINIIGNTVFKESDIKQAFAVKESGWSSVISRNDRYAREKMAASLEALRAMYLNRGYINFNITNSSLNLSEDKKNVFIEVSVDEGEQFKFGQTKYLGDALYKTEELQALQIFKEGEIYSQEKVNAVKQLLQRKYGNAGYYYAEVNIVPQINNETKLVDLNYYINPGQQVTVRRINFTGNTKTADEVLRREMRQMEGALASNEKIDLSKVRLERTGFFKTVDIKPARIPGAPDQVDLNVAVEEQHSGTSTLAVGFSQSGGVTFQAGLSQTNFLGTGNSVSIDLSRSETQDYYNLSVMDPYFTIDGVRRGYNMYYRKTKLDDDYNVNNYVTDSFGGGINFGYPIDENQSVSLGLNIDNTEVTTGPYVSTYVRDYLLANGGKPKGEGQYCSTNTLKSEWDLARENNPSLPEPADPPEGYYDLLCRDSSNRDIGFTSFDDKFGGDFLTYNLNLGWSYNTLNRPMFPTSGMSHRVNGEIALPGSDVEYQKLTYDAQAFFPLGKDFVLRGYGKLGYGNDLPFYKNFYAGGFGSVRGYENSTLGPKYPGVTYNESRKKDFDPEEVGGNALVQFGTELVLPVPFKGDWARQVRPVIFAEGAQVFDTSCDVPSGKLYLTGEVNDPGIDAKQYCKDNFGFDADNMRYSVGAGFTWITMIGPLSLSYAYPLNKKDGDDTKNIQFEIGRTF, encoded by the coding sequence ATGCAGCACACACATTTATTTATGCCTCTGGCACTCGTTAGTGCAATGGCAGTAGCACAACAAGTATATGCAGCAGATGAATTCATTGTACAAGATATAAAATTTGATGGATTAGTACGTTTAACTCCTGACAATGTGTATGGCCTAGTGCCAATTAACAGTGGTGATCGGGTCAATGATCCAATCATTGCCAATGCAATTCGTAGCATGTATGCATCAGGCCTATTTGATGACATTAAAGCCGTGCAGCAAGGCAATACTTTGGTTTTCCAAGTTGTTGAACGCCCGGTCATTTCAAAAATCGAATTGAAAGGCAATAAGTTGATTCCTAAGGAAGCACTTGAGGAAGGCCTGAAAAAAATGGGTCTGGCTGAAGGTGAAGTTCTGAAAAAATCAGCGCTGCAAACTATTGAAACTGAACTTGAACAGCAATACATGCAGCAAGGTCGTTATGATGCCGATATTACGGTCACTACTACGCCTCGACCAAATAACCGTGTTGAATTGCTAATTGATTTTATTGAAGGTAAAGCGGCCAAAGTTTTTGATATCAATATTATCGGGAATACTGTATTTAAAGAGTCTGATATCAAGCAGGCCTTTGCTGTAAAAGAAAGTGGCTGGAGCTCGGTCATTTCGCGCAATGACCGTTATGCACGTGAAAAGATGGCAGCCAGCCTGGAAGCTTTGCGTGCCATGTATCTGAATCGCGGCTATATCAACTTTAATATTACCAATTCCAGCCTTAATTTGAGTGAAGATAAAAAGAATGTTTTTATCGAAGTTTCTGTGGATGAAGGCGAGCAATTTAAATTTGGTCAAACCAAATACTTAGGTGATGCGCTTTATAAGACTGAAGAATTACAGGCTTTACAAATCTTCAAAGAAGGCGAAATTTATTCGCAGGAAAAAGTTAACGCGGTTAAGCAATTATTGCAGCGTAAGTATGGTAATGCAGGCTATTACTATGCAGAAGTCAACATCGTTCCTCAAATTAACAACGAAACCAAACTGGTTGATCTAAATTACTATATTAATCCAGGTCAGCAAGTCACAGTACGACGTATTAATTTTACTGGTAATACGAAAACTGCAGATGAAGTACTACGTCGTGAAATGCGCCAAATGGAAGGTGCGCTTGCCAGTAATGAAAAAATTGACCTGTCTAAGGTTCGTCTGGAACGTACCGGTTTCTTTAAAACTGTCGATATCAAACCTGCACGTATTCCAGGTGCACCAGATCAGGTGGACTTGAATGTTGCCGTTGAAGAGCAGCATTCAGGGACCAGTACTCTTGCAGTTGGCTTCTCGCAAAGCGGTGGTGTAACTTTCCAGGCTGGTTTAAGCCAGACCAACTTCCTGGGCACAGGCAATAGTGTCTCAATTGATTTGTCGCGTTCTGAAACGCAAGATTACTATAACTTGAGCGTGATGGACCCGTACTTCACCATTGATGGTGTGCGTCGCGGCTATAACATGTACTACCGTAAAACCAAGCTGGATGATGATTATAACGTCAACAACTATGTGACGGACAGTTTTGGTGGCGGGATTAACTTTGGTTATCCAATTGATGAAAATCAGAGTGTTAGCCTAGGCCTGAATATTGATAATACTGAAGTGACTACAGGTCCATATGTCTCTACTTATGTACGTGACTATTTATTAGCGAATGGTGGCAAACCTAAAGGTGAAGGACAATACTGTTCAACTAATACTCTAAAATCAGAATGGGATCTTGCTAGAGAGAATAATCCTTCATTACCAGAGCCTGCTGATCCACCTGAAGGTTATTATGATCTTCTTTGCCGAGATAGCAGTAATAGAGATATTGGTTTTACTTCATTCGATGATAAGTTTGGTGGAGACTTCTTAACTTATAATTTAAATTTAGGCTGGTCTTATAATACTTTAAACCGTCCAATGTTCCCGACAAGTGGTATGTCACATCGCGTCAATGGTGAAATTGCATTACCAGGCAGTGATGTGGAATACCAGAAACTGACCTATGATGCTCAGGCGTTCTTCCCATTAGGTAAAGATTTTGTCCTGCGCGGTTATGGTAAGTTGGGTTATGGTAATGACCTGCCATTCTACAAGAATTTCTATGCAGGTGGTTTTGGCTCAGTTCGTGGTTATGAAAACAGTACATTGGGGCCTAAATACCCTGGTGTTACTTATAATGAATCACGGAAAAAAGATTTTGATCCAGAAGAGGTCGGCGGTAATGCTTTAGTTCAGTTTGGTACTGAACTGGTACTGCCAGTACCATTTAAAGGTGATTGGGCACGTCAGGTTCGTCCGGTTATCTTTGCGGAAGGTGCGCAAGTATTCGATACAAGCTGTGATGTCCCATCAGGAAAACTATATTTAACGGGTGAAGTAAATGACCCAGGTATAGATGCAAAACAATACTGTAAAGACAACTTCGGTTTCGATGCAGATAATATGCGTTATAGCGTGGGTGCTGGTTTCACCTGGATCACCATGATTGGCCCATTATCACTTAGCTATGCTTATCCGTTGAATAAAAAAGACGGTGATGATACTAAAAACATCCAGTTCGAAATTGGACGTACTTTCTAA